From Weissella confusa, a single genomic window includes:
- a CDS encoding DUF898 family protein produces the protein MGPETKFGRQSFFDGGLLSLIGWSILGFIVTVFSAGILYPWALVMVYGWKINHTVIDGHRMQFNGSAVGLFGNWIKWLLLMIITLGIYGFWVGIKLEDWKSKNTRFLN, from the coding sequence ATGGGACCAGAAACTAAGTTTGGCCGTCAATCGTTTTTTGATGGTGGTTTGCTATCGCTAATTGGTTGGAGCATTTTAGGGTTTATTGTCACTGTGTTCTCTGCTGGTATTCTATACCCTTGGGCATTAGTGATGGTGTACGGTTGGAAGATTAACCACACTGTTATTGACGGTCACCGCATGCAGTTTAACGGGTCTGCGGTTGGTCTATTTGGCAATTGGATCAAGTGGTTATTACTGATGATTATTACGCTAGGTATCTATGGATTTTGGGTTGGTATCAAATTGGAAGATTGGAAATCTAAGAATACGCGTTTTTTGAATTAG
- a CDS encoding transcriptional regulator: MNNLQTIREFFQLGTTEVSTALQLSPDELRAYESGEKQPEILMWQRFSEYYADKFHVPALPDMVEPIHFRLSVDYLMNIGLTMNDLMAFKWYFDNTRPEIGEFTIALYEPGTTKIERRTTDLPAVLDEYAGYILLNNDGSLNQFIDERNNDKISDWRLLLYKNDNFMVDVTPDLMYFEYLVNMTVM; the protein is encoded by the coding sequence ATGAATAATCTACAAACGATTCGTGAGTTCTTTCAATTGGGAACCACTGAAGTAAGCACTGCACTACAACTGTCACCAGATGAATTACGCGCCTATGAATCAGGTGAAAAGCAGCCTGAAATCTTGATGTGGCAACGTTTTTCTGAATATTACGCGGATAAATTCCACGTGCCAGCCCTACCTGACATGGTTGAGCCAATCCACTTCCGTCTCAGTGTGGACTACTTAATGAATATTGGTCTAACGATGAACGATTTGATGGCGTTTAAGTGGTACTTTGATAACACGCGTCCAGAAATCGGTGAGTTCACGATTGCCTTGTATGAACCCGGCACAACCAAGATTGAACGTCGTACGACTGACTTGCCGGCTGTACTTGATGAATACGCTGGCTATATCTTGTTAAACAATGATGGCTCACTTAACCAATTTATCGATGAGCGTAACAACGACAAGATTAGCGATTGGCGCTTGCTATTGTACAAAAACGACAATTTCATGGTTGATGTCACACCAGATTTGATGTATTTCGAATATTTGGTAAACATGACCGTTATGTAG
- a CDS encoding 3-oxoacyl-ACP reductase — translation MITQDYKNQTILLTGAASGIGLAQLNTYLDAGATVIAIDKQPIPVTHDRLTPYQLDLSDMTRLGEWIASHNAELSSVDIFLSTAGVLDAFTPALDTDFAAIQQLMNVNVNAAVQLSLAVLPHMVTRQTGQMVFMASIAGQIAGGGGAAYTMSKHALVGWMKQLALDYADQGVHINAIAPGAINTPMNAADFAGDGAMAKQVAAETPVKRWAVAQEVADMTLYLTSPESSYVQGQVFTIDGGWTIK, via the coding sequence ATGATTACACAAGATTATAAAAATCAAACCATTTTGTTAACTGGGGCTGCATCAGGGATTGGATTAGCCCAGTTAAACACCTATTTAGATGCTGGGGCGACGGTCATCGCAATTGATAAGCAACCAATACCAGTTACGCACGATCGTTTGACACCATATCAACTAGATTTAAGTGATATGACCCGATTAGGCGAGTGGATTGCGTCGCATAACGCCGAACTAAGCAGTGTTGATATCTTTCTCAGCACTGCCGGTGTATTAGATGCATTCACACCAGCCTTAGACACTGACTTTGCTGCTATTCAACAATTGATGAACGTCAATGTTAACGCTGCTGTGCAATTAAGTTTAGCTGTCTTACCACACATGGTGACACGCCAAACTGGACAAATGGTGTTCATGGCCTCAATCGCCGGTCAAATTGCTGGTGGTGGCGGGGCAGCTTACACGATGTCAAAGCACGCCTTAGTCGGCTGGATGAAACAATTGGCTTTGGATTATGCTGACCAAGGCGTTCATATTAATGCAATTGCGCCCGGTGCCATCAACACACCAATGAATGCGGCTGATTTCGCCGGCGATGGTGCAATGGCTAAGCAGGTTGCTGCTGAAACCCCCGTTAAACGTTGGGCAGTTGCGCAAGAAGTTGCTGATATGACGTTATATCTCACAAGTCCAGAATCAAGCTATGTACAGGGACAAGTGTTTACCATCGATGGTGGCTGGACAATTAAATAG
- a CDS encoding QueT transporter family protein, whose protein sequence is MDTKKRSFSARDISLIAVIAALYAVATVALPFASYGPFQLRFSEGFNHLVVFNKRYIIALTIGVFIANIWSPYGIVDMIVGTAGTLAMTTMSYFATRKVKSVVKRLAISTVIDALMMWVVAAELYFMAKTPFWATFAWTALGELAALIIGAVIFYILNKRVDLEK, encoded by the coding sequence ATGGACACGAAAAAGCGCTCTTTTTCAGCGCGTGATATTTCACTAATTGCCGTTATCGCAGCTTTATATGCTGTAGCAACTGTGGCTTTGCCATTTGCGTCATACGGCCCATTCCAACTACGCTTTTCTGAAGGCTTTAACCATTTGGTCGTCTTCAACAAGCGCTACATCATCGCTTTGACGATTGGGGTATTCATCGCCAATATTTGGTCACCATACGGCATTGTCGACATGATTGTCGGTACAGCTGGGACATTGGCTATGACCACGATGTCTTACTTTGCCACGCGTAAGGTTAAGAGCGTGGTTAAGCGACTAGCAATTAGCACCGTTATCGATGCATTAATGATGTGGGTTGTTGCCGCCGAGTTGTACTTTATGGCCAAGACGCCATTCTGGGCAACATTTGCTTGGACAGCCCTCGGTGAGCTAGCAGCTTTGATTATCGGCGCTGTTATCTTCTACATTTTGAACAAGCGTGTTGATTTGGAAAAATAA
- a CDS encoding APC family permease produces the protein MLGLGSLIGSGWLFGAWEASQVAGPAAIISWVIGGIVIGTIAYNYIELGTMFPQSGGMSKYAQYTHGSLLGFIASWANWISLITLIPIESVAAVQYMSSWPWSWAKWTQSFMANGSITSEGLLAVFFFIAVFTLLNYWSVELLTNFTSLISVFKIGVPLLTIIMLTMSGFHPENYGTSLHEFMPYGTAPIFAATTVSGIIFSFNAFQTVINMGSEIENPKQNIGRGIVYSLLISGVLYILLQSTFITALKPDMIAASGWHGINFASPFADLAILLGIHWLSVLLYMDAFVSPFGTGVSFVASSSRTLAAMVSNNHIPKFVGKINEKYGTPRIAMVVNAILSMLMVSIFRSWGTLASVISTSTLIAYLTGPVTVISLREMAPEFNRPFRGKILKIMAPLSFVLASLATYWAMWPTTVQVILVILLGLPFYFYYEWRTGFNKTKRAFEGSFWMIGYLIFISIMSYIGSKEFNGQNWIHYPFDFIVIIAGSLLFYYWGTVSHVMTKYFKQAQRVNAKVKVKK, from the coding sequence ATGCTGGGACTTGGTTCTCTAATTGGGTCAGGTTGGCTATTTGGCGCTTGGGAAGCTTCTCAAGTTGCAGGTCCAGCCGCTATCATATCCTGGGTAATTGGCGGTATTGTTATCGGAACAATCGCCTATAACTATATTGAACTTGGTACGATGTTCCCACAATCTGGTGGGATGAGTAAATACGCACAGTATACCCACGGTTCGTTACTCGGATTCATTGCTTCATGGGCGAACTGGATTTCTTTGATTACTTTGATTCCAATTGAGTCAGTTGCGGCTGTTCAGTATATGAGTTCATGGCCTTGGTCATGGGCGAAATGGACGCAGAGCTTCATGGCAAATGGTTCAATTACATCTGAAGGGTTATTAGCAGTTTTCTTTTTCATCGCTGTGTTCACGTTGTTGAATTACTGGTCAGTGGAGCTATTAACGAACTTTACGAGCTTAATCTCAGTCTTTAAAATTGGGGTGCCGTTGCTAACGATCATCATGTTGACGATGTCGGGTTTTCACCCAGAAAACTACGGGACATCATTACATGAGTTTATGCCATATGGTACAGCACCAATCTTTGCAGCCACGACTGTTTCGGGGATTATCTTTTCATTTAACGCCTTTCAAACGGTTATCAACATGGGAAGTGAGATTGAAAACCCTAAGCAAAACATCGGTCGCGGTATCGTCTATTCGTTATTAATTAGTGGTGTGTTATACATCCTGCTTCAAAGCACTTTTATCACAGCTTTGAAGCCTGACATGATTGCAGCTAGCGGTTGGCATGGCATTAACTTTGCATCACCGTTTGCTGACTTGGCAATTTTGCTTGGTATTCATTGGCTTTCAGTGTTGTTGTACATGGATGCTTTCGTTTCACCATTTGGGACTGGGGTCTCATTCGTAGCGTCATCTAGTCGTACGTTGGCGGCCATGGTTTCTAATAACCATATTCCAAAATTCGTTGGTAAGATTAACGAAAAATACGGTACACCGCGTATCGCGATGGTGGTTAATGCCATTCTCAGTATGCTGATGGTGTCTATCTTCCGTTCATGGGGAACGCTAGCTAGTGTTATCTCAACGTCAACGTTGATTGCCTACCTAACTGGCCCCGTCACAGTTATTTCATTACGTGAAATGGCGCCTGAGTTTAATCGCCCATTCCGCGGTAAGATTCTAAAAATTATGGCGCCACTATCGTTTGTTTTGGCATCACTTGCGACTTACTGGGCGATGTGGCCCACGACAGTTCAAGTTATTTTAGTTATCTTGCTCGGATTGCCTTTCTACTTTTACTACGAGTGGCGCACTGGTTTCAACAAGACGAAACGTGCGTTTGAAGGTAGTTTCTGGATGATTGGTTATTTGATTTTTATCTCAATCATGTCATACATCGGATCGAAGGAATTTAACGGTCAAAATTGGATTCATTATCCATTTGATTTCATAGTCATTATTGCTGGCTCACTGTTGTTCTATTATTGGGGAACTGTTAGCCACGTGATGACCAAATACTTTAAGCAAGCGCAACGCGTTAATGCGAAAGTGAAAGTTAAAAAGTAA
- a CDS encoding SDR family NAD(P)-dependent oxidoreductase — MYEGKVILVAGGTGAVGEGIVKYLAENGATVLVPSRSEEKALDALGFVDQPFRKNVFYLFGDISNEDDAQKMHDVIVDNFEQLDGMVSSLGGWWQGAALTDITKAEWEELMQGLLTAHFVASKTLMPLLRQGANYTFISGVSAEDAAFSKFSGPVAPAGAAVLMMSELYAVEMAGRFNVNSLILGPVNTRVRPSLYRKDSYVTSKMVGELIGALHFKNTESMTGQRLRVPDVDAANEYLTKWRA; from the coding sequence ATGTACGAGGGTAAAGTTATTTTGGTCGCCGGTGGAACCGGGGCCGTTGGTGAGGGCATCGTCAAGTATTTAGCAGAGAATGGCGCAACCGTACTAGTGCCATCTCGTTCTGAAGAAAAAGCGTTGGATGCATTAGGATTTGTTGATCAACCATTCCGTAAGAACGTGTTCTACTTGTTCGGTGATATTTCAAATGAAGATGACGCACAAAAGATGCACGATGTGATTGTTGATAACTTCGAACAACTAGACGGCATGGTCTCATCACTTGGCGGTTGGTGGCAGGGCGCTGCTTTGACTGACATCACTAAGGCAGAGTGGGAAGAATTGATGCAAGGCTTGTTGACGGCTCACTTCGTTGCCAGCAAGACGTTGATGCCGTTGCTTCGCCAAGGTGCGAACTACACATTTATTAGTGGTGTTTCCGCAGAAGATGCTGCTTTCAGTAAGTTCTCAGGTCCAGTCGCACCAGCCGGGGCAGCTGTTCTCATGATGAGCGAGCTGTACGCTGTTGAAATGGCAGGCCGTTTCAACGTTAACTCATTGATTCTTGGCCCAGTTAACACACGTGTTCGACCATCTTTGTACCGCAAGGATAGTTATGTAACGTCAAAGATGGTTGGTGAACTAATCGGTGCATTGCACTTTAAGAACACTGAGTCGATGACTGGCCAACGCTTGCGTGTGCCTGACGTTGATGCCGCTAACGAGTACTTGACCAAGTGGCGCGCTTAA
- a CDS encoding LysR family transcriptional regulator yields the protein MNFKDLSYFSALAELKQFTAVSEQFGVTQPTITYAIKRLEEEFDSELLERHASKKSVELTRTGELVLDLAKQIQSEIAFTKEEVRLHSLKKLRFGLPPIIGTYYFMPVTRQLAKRHLLPNFEAVEMGSADLMAQIADGKLNFGLVASIDQVHIPGVVAQKVASFPFVLATTNKALPDEMYFEDVANDDFILLNEGFIHSRVFKELTSSTETFPRILYTTSNVEALKGVVKEGLGMTLITTLALQETDRDMHFIKLLNDDVPTFDIYLLARESVHVNDARADILQVIREYTDK from the coding sequence ATGAACTTTAAAGACTTGTCTTACTTCTCTGCCCTTGCGGAGTTAAAGCAGTTCACAGCTGTGTCAGAGCAGTTTGGTGTCACACAACCAACTATTACGTACGCCATCAAGCGACTCGAAGAAGAGTTTGATAGCGAATTGTTAGAACGACATGCGTCAAAAAAATCAGTGGAACTCACGCGAACCGGTGAACTGGTTTTGGACTTGGCCAAGCAGATTCAAAGTGAAATTGCGTTTACCAAGGAAGAAGTTCGCCTGCATTCTTTGAAAAAGTTACGTTTTGGTTTGCCACCAATTATCGGAACTTACTATTTTATGCCGGTAACCCGTCAGCTAGCTAAGCGTCATTTGCTGCCGAACTTCGAAGCGGTTGAAATGGGTAGTGCGGATTTAATGGCTCAAATTGCTGACGGAAAGCTAAACTTCGGTTTGGTTGCTTCTATTGATCAAGTTCATATTCCTGGTGTTGTCGCACAAAAGGTCGCATCCTTTCCATTTGTGCTTGCGACAACAAATAAAGCTTTACCAGATGAAATGTACTTTGAAGACGTCGCTAACGACGATTTCATTTTGTTGAACGAAGGTTTCATCCACAGTCGGGTGTTTAAAGAGCTGACGAGCAGCACCGAAACATTCCCACGTATTCTTTACACAACTTCAAACGTCGAAGCTTTAAAAGGCGTGGTGAAGGAGGGGCTAGGAATGACCTTGATAACGACGTTAGCCCTACAGGAAACTGATCGCGACATGCACTTTATCAAGTTATTAAATGACGACGTACCAACGTTTGACATCTATCTGCTAGCTCGTGAAAGCGTCCATGTCAACGACGCCCGTGCTGACATCTTGCAGGTTATCCGCGAATATACTGATAAATAA
- a CDS encoding malolactic enzyme — protein MRGQEILNNPFLNKGTAFTEEERVELGLTGMLPAHVQTIQEQADQAYAQYLTKVNDVEKRIFLSTLFDTNRTLFYYLVDQHVAEFMPVVYDPTIADTIENYSALFVNPQNAAFLDINHPENIEATLKNAADGRDIKLLVATDAEGILGIGDWGVQGVDIAVGKLMVYTAAAGIDPASVLPVSVDAGTNRKELLEDPLYLGNRHERVRGDQYFEFIDKFVKTAQSLFPEMYLHFEDFGRSTATKILNTYKNDWPTFNDDIQGTGIVVTSAVLGALAITGEDIKSQTYLTYGGGSAGTGIANRVLAEFMQQGLSEEEARKHFYMVDRQGLLFDDDETLTPEQKPFARSRSEFENADELTDLLSVVKAVKPTVLVGTSTNPGSFTKEVVEAMVANTDHPKIFPLSNPTKLHEAMPDDLIKWSDGKALVATGVPVDPVTASNGVTYEIGQANNMLVYPGLGLGTIVAKAKVLSDGMISAAAHALGGMVDATQPGAPVLPPVSRLSEMSFRVAVAVAKQAIAEGLNQVEIDDVEAAVKAAQWTPEY, from the coding sequence ATGCGTGGACAAGAGATTTTAAACAACCCCTTCTTGAATAAGGGTACTGCCTTTACTGAGGAAGAGCGTGTAGAACTTGGTTTGACTGGTATGTTGCCAGCCCATGTTCAAACGATTCAAGAGCAAGCTGATCAAGCTTATGCCCAATACCTAACAAAGGTTAACGACGTTGAAAAGCGTATTTTCCTTTCAACGTTGTTCGACACGAACCGCACGTTGTTCTACTACTTGGTAGATCAACACGTTGCTGAGTTCATGCCAGTTGTCTACGACCCAACAATCGCAGACACGATTGAAAACTACTCAGCATTGTTTGTGAACCCACAAAACGCTGCGTTCTTGGACATCAACCACCCAGAGAACATCGAAGCAACGTTGAAGAACGCTGCTGATGGCCGCGACATTAAGTTGTTGGTTGCCACTGATGCTGAAGGTATCTTGGGAATCGGTGACTGGGGTGTTCAAGGTGTTGATATCGCCGTTGGTAAGTTGATGGTTTACACGGCTGCCGCTGGTATCGACCCTGCTTCAGTTTTGCCAGTTTCTGTTGATGCTGGTACGAACCGCAAGGAATTGTTGGAAGACCCACTATACTTGGGAAACCGTCACGAACGTGTTCGTGGTGACCAATACTTTGAGTTCATTGATAAGTTCGTTAAGACGGCGCAATCATTGTTCCCAGAGATGTACTTGCACTTCGAAGACTTCGGTCGTTCAACGGCAACGAAGATTTTGAACACGTACAAGAATGACTGGCCAACGTTTAACGATGACATTCAAGGTACTGGAATCGTTGTAACGTCAGCTGTTTTGGGTGCCTTGGCTATTACTGGTGAAGACATCAAGTCACAAACGTACTTGACGTACGGTGGTGGTTCAGCTGGTACGGGTATTGCTAACCGTGTCTTGGCTGAGTTTATGCAACAAGGTTTGTCAGAAGAAGAAGCTCGTAAGCACTTCTACATGGTTGACCGTCAAGGATTGTTGTTCGACGATGACGAAACGTTGACGCCTGAGCAAAAGCCATTCGCCCGTTCACGTTCAGAATTTGAGAACGCTGACGAGTTGACGGACTTGTTGTCAGTTGTTAAGGCTGTTAAGCCAACTGTTTTGGTTGGTACGTCAACTAACCCTGGTTCATTTACTAAGGAAGTCGTTGAAGCAATGGTTGCTAACACGGATCACCCAAAGATCTTCCCATTGTCAAACCCTACGAAGTTGCACGAAGCAATGCCAGATGACTTGATCAAGTGGTCAGACGGTAAGGCATTGGTTGCAACTGGTGTGCCTGTTGATCCTGTTACGGCTTCAAACGGCGTAACTTACGAAATCGGACAAGCTAACAACATGTTGGTTTACCCTGGTTTGGGATTGGGTACGATTGTTGCTAAGGCTAAGGTTTTGTCAGATGGTATGATTTCAGCTGCTGCCCACGCTTTGGGTGGTATGGTTGACGCTACGCAACCTGGTGCCCCTGTTTTGCCCCCTGTTTCACGTTTGTCAGAAATGTCATTCCGTGTTGCGGTTGCCGTTGCAAAGCAAGCTATCGCTGAAGGTTTGAACCAAGTTGAAATTGACGACGTTGAAGCTGCTGTTAAGGCTGCTCAATGGACGCCTGAATACTAA
- a CDS encoding AEC family transporter: MSALLTSISSVVEIIFVIALGYFLRNGGKFQDSFKHDIEFLIMKVALPLNIFVGVLDNLTRSKLISLSGSLIFVIISFAFGYLVAWLLTKILKVPEGRRGTFINMFVNANTIFIGLPLNLALFGEHSLSFFLVYYLANTVSTWAIGIFFIQNDGPKVADKKFNWKKLLPAPLLGFIVALVWLLLDLPLPTLVDKTFSMVGGVVTPLSLIYIGIVLADAGLKSIHFDRDTIVALLGRFVFAPAVMIVIMMMFKGAMNIPLVEQGTLIIQAAAPGLAVLPILVGEAKGDVEYATNVVTTSTVLFVIVVPILMQIITML; this comes from the coding sequence ATGTCTGCATTGCTAACTTCAATCTCATCTGTTGTTGAGATTATCTTCGTGATTGCTTTGGGTTACTTCCTCCGCAACGGTGGTAAGTTCCAAGACTCATTCAAGCACGATATCGAATTCTTGATTATGAAGGTTGCGTTGCCTTTGAACATCTTCGTTGGTGTTTTAGACAACTTGACCCGTTCTAAGTTGATTTCACTTTCTGGCTCATTGATCTTTGTGATTATTTCTTTCGCCTTTGGTTACCTCGTAGCTTGGCTTTTGACAAAGATTTTGAAGGTGCCTGAGGGTCGTCGCGGTACGTTCATTAACATGTTCGTTAACGCTAACACGATTTTCATTGGTTTGCCTTTGAACTTGGCATTGTTTGGTGAACACTCATTGTCATTCTTCTTGGTTTACTACTTGGCTAACACGGTTTCAACGTGGGCCATCGGTATCTTCTTCATCCAAAATGATGGTCCTAAGGTCGCTGACAAGAAGTTCAACTGGAAGAAGTTGTTGCCTGCCCCATTGCTAGGATTTATCGTGGCTTTGGTATGGTTGTTGCTAGATTTGCCTTTGCCTACTTTGGTTGATAAGACGTTCTCAATGGTTGGTGGTGTCGTAACGCCATTGTCATTGATTTACATTGGTATCGTCTTGGCTGATGCTGGTCTGAAGTCAATCCACTTCGATCGCGATACAATCGTCGCTTTGCTTGGTCGTTTCGTCTTCGCTCCTGCCGTTATGATTGTTATCATGATGATGTTTAAGGGTGCGATGAACATTCCATTAGTTGAGCAAGGTACGTTGATTATCCAAGCCGCTGCCCCTGGATTGGCTGTGTTGCCTATCTTGGTTGGTGAAGCTAAGGGTGACGTTGAATACGCAACAAACGTTGTCACGACGTCTACTGTCCTATTCGTAATTGTTGTGCCAATCTTGATGCAAATCATCACGATGTTGTAA
- a CDS encoding sugar MFS transporter, with protein MTKPVKIGTFIILVNFLIYIGLGLPDAIMGSAWPAVRQTYHVNVDYVGYLTMISLAFSFISTLLYPKLAKAMTMASIMLMSMGFVMIGILLLLWGKATILLILASVALGLGQGAIDIAVNDYAAKHFTSGLMSILHGMYGVGVTLSSLILAISLLFPTGWRIGVLIIGVLQLLIMMFVYQTRREFAEKDNGVDTVTETSGKLRGADWLLPIFYFFYSVELVVGKYLSSYAVDRLKLSESLAANAATLFWAGLMVGRFLTGLTTKWFSNKQLILGHIVLTFGGMGLLFVPNTAVLLFSSFAIGLGLSALYPLMMMVPYERHDDQTAKLMVSRNLAFCQAGMVVLPLITGWVYQAAGATTMPVIGFALVAVMLGLTVKILK; from the coding sequence ATGACAAAACCAGTTAAAATCGGAACGTTCATTATTTTGGTGAACTTTCTAATCTATATCGGGCTTGGTTTGCCAGATGCCATCATGGGGAGTGCTTGGCCGGCTGTCCGCCAAACATACCATGTGAATGTTGATTATGTCGGATATCTAACGATGATCAGTCTGGCGTTTTCATTTATTTCGACGTTGCTCTATCCAAAGCTTGCTAAAGCAATGACGATGGCATCAATTATGCTTATGAGCATGGGCTTTGTCATGATTGGTATTCTCCTGTTACTTTGGGGAAAGGCCACAATCCTGCTTATTTTGGCGTCTGTGGCGTTAGGCTTAGGACAAGGGGCAATTGATATTGCGGTTAACGACTATGCCGCCAAGCACTTCACAAGTGGTTTGATGAGCATTTTGCATGGTATGTACGGTGTTGGCGTTACGCTGAGTTCACTAATCCTTGCCATCAGTTTGTTATTCCCAACTGGCTGGCGCATCGGTGTCCTAATCATTGGCGTCTTGCAATTGTTGATTATGATGTTTGTTTATCAAACCCGACGAGAATTCGCCGAAAAAGACAATGGTGTCGATACAGTGACAGAGACTAGCGGTAAATTACGCGGGGCTGACTGGTTACTACCAATCTTCTATTTCTTCTATTCAGTTGAACTAGTTGTTGGTAAGTACTTGTCTAGTTATGCCGTGGATCGCTTGAAACTCTCAGAATCATTAGCAGCGAATGCCGCAACGTTATTTTGGGCAGGATTGATGGTCGGTCGTTTCCTAACCGGATTAACAACGAAATGGTTCTCAAACAAGCAATTGATTTTAGGTCACATCGTGCTGACATTTGGTGGGATGGGGCTACTATTTGTACCGAATACAGCAGTGCTACTGTTCTCTAGTTTCGCGATTGGATTGGGACTCTCAGCGCTCTACCCATTGATGATGATGGTTCCGTATGAACGCCACGATGATCAAACGGCCAAGTTGATGGTTAGTCGCAACCTAGCGTTTTGCCAAGCCGGTATGGTGGTATTACCACTAATCACTGGTTGGGTTTATCAAGCAGCAGGGGCAACAACCATGCCGGTAATCGGGTTCGCATTGGTTGCAGTTATGCTCGGACTAACTGTGAAAATCCTAAAATAA
- a CDS encoding NAD(P)/FAD-dependent oxidoreductase codes for MANYDYDVLYIGSGHGTFDGAIPLGAKGKKVGVVEQDLVGGTCPNRGCNAKIVLDSPVAMQRHLEEVHGIVNGETTIDWAENQAHKHDVIDGLPAFIQGLMDSTNVDVLFGRGTLADAHTVMVNGEAKTADKIVISTGLRPHRLTIPGSDLAHDSEDFLNLADMPERLTIIGGGYIAMEFATMANAAGADVTVILRGKQALKAYHQPFVEQIIADLEKHGVTFIRETAVEAIVQGAEGLVVRGQDLNIETDWVLDATGRVPNVENLGLEEVGVDYTPAGITVDNYLRTSVPNIYASGDVIDKVQPKLTPTAVFESLYLMHTFAGETTDPIVYPAIPSVVFTSPRLAQVGVTVAEAEANPELYTIETNHIPDDWYRQVDKETIGDNVLIFDKAHKLVGATEVSNKADDVINTLLPAIEFKFGPAEIERMVYLFPSISSSAWGQL; via the coding sequence ATGGCAAACTACGATTACGATGTGCTGTATATTGGATCAGGACACGGAACGTTTGATGGTGCAATTCCATTGGGAGCGAAAGGGAAGAAGGTTGGTGTTGTTGAACAAGACTTGGTCGGGGGAACCTGCCCAAATCGTGGTTGCAACGCGAAGATTGTCTTAGATTCACCAGTTGCAATGCAACGTCACTTGGAAGAAGTGCACGGTATTGTAAATGGCGAGACGACAATTGATTGGGCGGAAAACCAAGCCCACAAGCATGACGTGATTGATGGCTTGCCAGCCTTCATTCAAGGTTTGATGGATTCAACAAATGTTGATGTTCTATTTGGTCGCGGTACGTTGGCTGATGCCCACACTGTGATGGTAAACGGTGAAGCGAAGACTGCGGATAAGATTGTTATCTCTACTGGGCTTCGTCCACACCGTTTGACGATTCCTGGTTCAGACTTGGCGCACGACTCAGAAGACTTTTTGAATTTGGCGGACATGCCTGAACGACTAACAATTATTGGTGGTGGTTACATCGCCATGGAATTCGCCACAATGGCAAATGCAGCCGGTGCAGATGTTACGGTTATTTTGCGTGGTAAGCAAGCTTTGAAGGCTTATCACCAACCATTCGTTGAACAAATCATCGCTGATTTGGAAAAGCACGGCGTGACCTTTATTCGTGAAACAGCCGTTGAAGCCATTGTGCAAGGGGCTGAAGGTTTGGTCGTTCGTGGCCAAGACTTGAACATCGAGACTGATTGGGTCCTTGATGCAACTGGGCGTGTACCAAACGTCGAAAACCTTGGTTTGGAAGAAGTGGGCGTTGATTACACGCCAGCCGGTATCACGGTAGATAATTACTTGCGTACGTCAGTGCCAAATATCTATGCGTCTGGGGATGTGATTGATAAGGTGCAACCAAAGCTAACACCAACGGCTGTCTTTGAGTCGCTGTACTTGATGCACACATTTGCGGGTGAAACGACCGATCCGATTGTTTATCCAGCAATCCCATCAGTTGTCTTCACGTCACCACGTTTGGCTCAGGTAGGTGTCACAGTTGCCGAAGCGGAAGCCAACCCTGAGTTGTACACAATCGAGACAAACCACATCCCTGATGATTGGTATCGTCAAGTTGACAAGGAAACGATTGGCGACAACGTCTTAATCTTCGACAAGGCCCACAAGCTTGTCGGGGCAACTGAAGTGTCAAACAAGGCCGATGATGTGATTAATACCTTGTTGCCAGCCATTGAATTTAAGTTTGGCCCCGCTGAAATTGAGAGAATGGTTTACCTATTCCCATCAATTTCATCATCTGCATGGGGTCAATTGTAA